From the Blastopirellula marina genome, one window contains:
- a CDS encoding 4'-phosphopantetheinyl transferase family protein: MISTFPRIVRYVANFEKLSIPATLSWLTDLEMSELSFWKDLSRRNQWLAGRWVAKRILTRSTQTNQMREVEILSRGEDGLGRSPTISISGLATSYRLSISHSNRAILVGLSHGSDRIGVDVVTDIPEASTFRSRWFTDQEAKWIQTDAPSRLPIAWALKEAIFKACGQGSKWNPRLVELVSMDRNRVFSRINGIAAEPLTMWTRTTINGAIAAVWSENIAQEVMLCS, from the coding sequence ATGATTTCAACCTTCCCGCGTATTGTTCGTTATGTCGCGAATTTCGAGAAGCTGAGCATCCCAGCCACGCTATCCTGGTTGACCGATCTGGAAATGTCCGAGCTTTCCTTCTGGAAAGACCTGTCGCGACGTAACCAGTGGCTGGCCGGACGCTGGGTCGCCAAGCGTATACTGACTCGCTCGACGCAAACGAACCAAATGCGTGAGGTAGAAATCCTCTCTCGAGGCGAAGACGGCCTCGGGAGATCGCCTACCATTTCCATCAGCGGATTGGCAACCTCGTACCGACTTTCGATTTCGCATAGCAACCGTGCAATTCTCGTCGGACTGTCACATGGTAGCGATCGAATTGGAGTTGACGTCGTCACCGATATCCCTGAAGCATCCACCTTTCGATCTCGCTGGTTCACTGACCAGGAAGCAAAGTGGATTCAAACCGATGCCCCTAGCCGCCTGCCGATTGCCTGGGCATTGAAGGAAGCGATCTTCAAGGCTTGTGGTCAAGGCAGCAAATGGAACCCTCGCTTGGTTGAGCTTGTCTCGATGGATCGAAATCGAGTCTTCAGTCGGATCAACGGCATAGCAGCAGAGCCATTGACCATGTGGACTCGCACGACCATCAATGGGGCAATCGCCGCGGTATGGAGCGAAAACATTGCCCAGGAGGTGATGCTATGTTCCTAA
- a CDS encoding aromatic ring-hydroxylating oxygenase subunit alpha — protein sequence MFLSTQHHPQILSRDCYTSEEVLQKELDAVLLPAWHAVALKSELPQNGSYVTFEIYGRPIILWRYDDQVHCFLNVCSHRYSKLRSDSCGTCERLRCQYHGWQFDETGNVRKIPDAKSFRPLKQGMLGLKKYRAEACGELIFINLSDEGPSLQEFLGDTFTTYQEWFSPEMHTAAVLNRPIQANWKCLVENALETYHTTEVHPKTFGDSPSEEDCEHKLDEWGSSLKVDFSEEKSFRASLDKFGHWLVGRERTPEYHHIAHYPNVMIAHLSLYRWVECVIPVTPHQSISVVRLMCHVGQKGKLRRLWNRYLISRWANDFLFQVGEEDAQVMTQVQQGLHSVDQPLGGLISTREERVYHFQNYIDRAVNNGHGQPPRDTIPISYKGRTS from the coding sequence ATGTTCCTAAGCACACAGCACCACCCGCAAATCCTTTCCCGTGACTGCTATACCAGTGAAGAGGTTCTGCAGAAGGAACTCGACGCCGTTCTACTTCCTGCGTGGCATGCCGTTGCCCTCAAGAGCGAACTTCCCCAAAACGGCAGTTATGTAACCTTCGAGATCTACGGGCGCCCGATCATTCTGTGGCGTTACGATGACCAGGTTCACTGTTTCCTGAATGTATGCTCGCACCGCTATTCGAAGTTACGTAGCGATTCGTGTGGCACCTGCGAGCGGCTTCGCTGTCAGTATCACGGCTGGCAATTCGACGAGACGGGCAACGTTCGCAAAATCCCTGATGCCAAATCATTCCGCCCCTTGAAGCAAGGGATGCTCGGTCTGAAGAAGTATCGAGCAGAAGCTTGCGGCGAGCTCATCTTTATCAATCTATCGGACGAAGGTCCATCGCTGCAGGAATTCCTGGGCGATACGTTCACAACTTACCAGGAGTGGTTTTCGCCAGAAATGCATACGGCCGCCGTCCTCAATCGCCCGATTCAGGCGAACTGGAAGTGCCTGGTCGAGAATGCACTGGAAACCTACCACACGACGGAGGTACACCCAAAGACGTTTGGCGACTCACCATCCGAAGAAGACTGCGAGCACAAGCTGGACGAATGGGGCAGCTCTCTTAAAGTCGACTTTAGCGAAGAGAAGTCGTTTCGAGCGTCACTGGATAAATTTGGGCATTGGCTAGTAGGTCGAGAGCGAACCCCAGAGTATCACCATATCGCTCATTATCCCAATGTAATGATCGCCCATTTGTCGCTCTATCGCTGGGTGGAGTGTGTTATCCCCGTCACACCACACCAATCGATATCGGTCGTTCGTCTTATGTGCCACGTCGGTCAAAAAGGCAAATTGCGACGACTCTGGAATCGCTACTTGATCAGCCGCTGGGCGAATGACTTCTTGTTCCAGGTAGGCGAAGAAGATGCTCAGGTAATGACACAGGTTCAACAAGGGCTGCATTCAGTCGATCAGCCTTTGGGTGGTTTGATATCGACACGGGAAGAACGTGTTTACCACTTTCAAAACTATATTGACCGGGCTGTGAATAACGGCCACGGCCAGCCCCCACGAGACACCATTCCGATTAGCTATAAGGGCAGGACTTCATGA
- a CDS encoding SDR family oxidoreductase yields the protein MIDLTGKMALVTGSSRGMGRACALRLAEAGSDVIVNYVTSRSAAMETAKEIRAMGRRSFVVKADVSQKDDVESMMEYIGEHIQQLDIIVSNAATGGFRPLLAANEKHFENTYHTNVLAMLYLVQAGLPLLEKSQGRAKVIGISSHGSDMALPWYGLIGSSKAALESLARHLTLEVGDKGVNVNIIKSGLVETDSTKRLPGADQMFAHRKDKTMMGDRMLSIEDIANAVIFLASPLSDLVQGETLVVDGGAAVHV from the coding sequence ATGATTGATTTGACGGGAAAAATGGCACTGGTTACCGGCAGTTCGCGGGGCATGGGCCGTGCTTGCGCACTTCGGCTGGCAGAAGCAGGTTCGGATGTCATCGTAAATTACGTGACCTCCCGATCCGCAGCCATGGAGACGGCCAAAGAGATTCGCGCGATGGGGCGTCGTTCTTTCGTCGTGAAGGCGGACGTCAGCCAGAAGGATGATGTCGAATCGATGATGGAGTACATCGGCGAGCATATTCAACAACTGGATATCATCGTCAGCAATGCGGCCACCGGCGGCTTCCGTCCTCTGCTGGCAGCGAATGAAAAGCATTTTGAAAACACCTACCACACCAACGTGCTAGCCATGTTGTACCTGGTTCAGGCAGGACTGCCGCTTTTGGAGAAGAGCCAAGGTCGCGCGAAGGTCATTGGCATCAGCAGTCATGGCAGCGACATGGCTTTGCCATGGTACGGATTGATTGGCAGTTCCAAGGCCGCCCTGGAAAGCCTCGCACGTCACCTGACGCTTGAAGTTGGCGACAAGGGGGTCAATGTCAACATCATTAAATCGGGTCTAGTCGAAACCGATTCGACTAAGCGACTGCCGGGCGCGGATCAGATGTTCGCCCACCGCAAAGACAAGACCATGATGGGAGACCGCATGCTTTCTATCGAAGACATCGCCAACGCGGTGATCTTCCTCGCATCTCCACTGTCCGACTTAGTCCAAGGAGAAACGCTGGTCGTCGACGGCGGCGCGGCGGTTCATGTTTAG
- a CDS encoding SDR family oxidoreductase — protein MKYHLLTGGTGLLGRYLLRDLTLADVPLAVIVRRSRIESAAGRIETAMTHWEKELGHALVRPIVLEGDITQPMCGLSPDDQLWVQEYCDTAIHSAASLTFYAEEEEGEPWRSNIHGTRNMLNLCRETGIRKFHHVSTAYVCGQRREVIREDELDVGQLPSNDYEASKITAEKEVRAAGFDTLTVHRPSIIVGDSQTGFTTSYHGFYTPLRLVHTLVTTLPWDVIAQGDWLGTLALSGDERKNLVPVDWVSAAMTEVIAREELHGETYHFTNPNAATVADMLASIGDAVLDLAKHDAADQSKLTEDAKKMMSSFRDQMKVYQSYWSDDPTFDSTRTETSLPHLPCPQVDQPLMDLLVKYAIDKNFGWPRETPVRRKFPIAEELSPWMHHSGSPDSSDDRRYVSLRISGNGGGQWHMILDHGRLVGVGSGLKNGDSSTCYLNSDTFHRITRGQLSWEAALQSGRLFTAGNATSSEEIARCFQEFSATTKTEISSRSIQ, from the coding sequence ATGAAGTATCACCTGTTAACTGGCGGCACAGGCTTACTTGGCCGCTATTTACTTCGCGATCTGACATTGGCGGATGTTCCGCTGGCGGTCATCGTGCGCCGGTCACGAATAGAATCGGCGGCCGGTCGTATCGAGACGGCGATGACCCACTGGGAAAAGGAGCTAGGGCATGCATTAGTCCGGCCTATCGTCCTTGAAGGAGACATCACGCAGCCAATGTGTGGACTGTCGCCGGATGACCAACTGTGGGTTCAGGAATATTGCGATACGGCAATTCACTCGGCCGCCTCACTGACCTTTTATGCGGAAGAAGAAGAGGGCGAACCATGGCGTAGCAATATCCATGGCACGCGCAACATGCTCAACCTTTGCCGAGAGACCGGCATTCGCAAGTTCCATCATGTCTCGACGGCCTACGTTTGCGGCCAACGTCGAGAAGTGATTCGCGAAGACGAACTGGATGTCGGCCAGCTTCCCAGCAATGACTATGAAGCGAGTAAGATCACGGCCGAAAAAGAAGTTCGTGCCGCTGGTTTCGACACATTAACAGTCCACCGTCCGTCCATCATCGTGGGTGACTCCCAGACCGGATTCACTACCTCGTACCACGGCTTTTACACGCCGCTGCGACTGGTGCATACGCTGGTGACGACCTTGCCTTGGGACGTGATCGCCCAAGGAGACTGGCTCGGTACGTTAGCACTCTCAGGCGACGAGCGTAAGAATCTGGTTCCAGTCGACTGGGTCTCGGCGGCGATGACCGAAGTGATCGCTCGCGAAGAACTGCATGGCGAGACCTATCACTTTACCAATCCCAATGCGGCAACCGTCGCCGACATGCTGGCATCCATCGGTGACGCGGTTCTCGACTTGGCCAAACACGATGCGGCTGATCAATCGAAGCTTACTGAAGACGCGAAAAAGATGATGAGTTCTTTCCGCGATCAGATGAAAGTCTATCAGTCGTACTGGAGCGACGACCCAACCTTCGACAGCACACGCACGGAAACAAGTTTGCCTCACCTACCGTGCCCACAGGTCGATCAGCCACTCATGGACCTGCTGGTGAAATATGCCATTGATAAAAACTTCGGCTGGCCGAGAGAAACACCGGTTCGCCGTAAGTTTCCGATCGCCGAAGAACTGTCTCCCTGGATGCACCATTCCGGTTCGCCAGACAGCTCCGATGATCGTCGCTATGTCAGCCTCCGCATCAGTGGCAACGGCGGTGGTCAGTGGCACATGATCCTGGACCACGGCCGCCTGGTGGGCGTCGGATCTGGGCTCAAAAACGGAGACAGTTCAACCTGCTATTTGAACTCCGACACATTCCATCGTATTACTCGCGGCCAACTTAGCTGGGAAGCCGCATTGCAATCAGGACGATTGTTCACAGCTGGAAATGCTACCAGTTCCGAAGAAATCGCCCGATGTTTCCAAGAGTTCTCGGCCACCACCAAGACCGAGATTTCGTCCCGTTCCATCCAATAG
- a CDS encoding aspartate aminotransferase family protein gives MSGTVSKFEATNCSVSSQVLDRAKKSLAGGDSSTMRVLPYHIPLVADRAEGCRLWDVDGNEYIDLNMSYGPLLLGHRPKAVIEAVYRQISEQGSQLGFPTEVTMRVAEKIKKLFPSIELLRFANSGTEACASAVRLAKTFTGRNKLIMFEGHYHGWSEAVFTKYHAPLEDLPETGYGQAIPGTSGMGDSIKDVITVQWNDLDALERALAEHGDEVCAVMMEPISGNAGLLMPKDGYLATAREMAHDCGALLIFDEVITGMRVSPGGAQEHYLVSPDITVMSKAMGGGYPVSAFGASAEMMQCIVKGPLFHGGVFSGNAIVMSAAEAVLDTVLADKEGIYGHLNAVSDQLAKGIKDIYSRLNIPAQINHLGPLMAAMITKEETEGLYNYRDVRRHADFERYIQFQHWMQQRGVYFHPNEFEPMFLSTAHSSRDIDEVLERWEEGARQCLVR, from the coding sequence ATGTCCGGTACTGTTTCCAAGTTTGAAGCTACCAATTGCTCAGTAAGCTCGCAGGTTCTCGACCGCGCCAAGAAAAGCCTGGCCGGCGGAGACAGCAGCACCATGCGAGTTCTGCCGTACCATATTCCGCTTGTCGCCGATCGGGCGGAAGGATGTCGACTATGGGATGTCGACGGCAACGAGTACATCGACCTCAACATGTCGTACGGCCCACTGCTTCTAGGGCACCGTCCCAAGGCCGTGATCGAGGCCGTCTATCGCCAAATCTCGGAACAAGGAAGCCAACTCGGATTTCCCACAGAAGTCACAATGCGCGTGGCAGAGAAAATCAAGAAGCTATTCCCCAGCATCGAGCTTCTTCGCTTTGCCAACTCAGGGACCGAAGCGTGTGCATCCGCTGTCCGGCTCGCTAAAACGTTCACCGGCCGTAACAAGCTGATCATGTTCGAGGGTCACTACCACGGCTGGAGCGAAGCGGTATTTACCAAGTACCACGCCCCGCTGGAAGATCTTCCCGAAACGGGCTACGGCCAGGCTATTCCGGGTACGTCAGGCATGGGAGACAGCATTAAGGACGTCATTACCGTCCAGTGGAATGACCTGGATGCCTTGGAACGAGCACTTGCCGAGCACGGAGATGAAGTCTGTGCCGTAATGATGGAACCTATCTCTGGAAATGCCGGCTTGCTGATGCCCAAAGATGGCTACCTGGCAACGGCCCGTGAAATGGCGCACGACTGCGGTGCCCTGCTGATCTTCGACGAAGTGATTACCGGGATGCGAGTATCGCCGGGTGGTGCCCAAGAGCATTACCTGGTTAGCCCTGACATTACTGTCATGTCTAAGGCGATGGGGGGCGGTTATCCGGTCAGTGCCTTTGGCGCGTCGGCTGAAATGATGCAGTGCATCGTTAAAGGACCACTGTTCCATGGTGGCGTGTTCTCTGGCAATGCCATCGTCATGTCCGCTGCAGAGGCGGTCCTCGACACCGTTCTGGCCGACAAAGAGGGAATCTACGGGCACTTGAACGCGGTATCTGATCAACTAGCCAAAGGAATTAAGGATATCTATTCGCGGCTGAATATCCCGGCACAGATCAATCACCTGGGGCCTCTGATGGCAGCGATGATCACCAAGGAAGAAACCGAAGGACTTTACAATTATCGCGATGTCCGACGCCACGCCGATTTCGAACGCTACATTCAGTTCCAACACTGGATGCAGCAGCGAGGCGTTTATTTCCACCCCAATGAATTCGAACCGATGTTCCTATCCACCGCTCACTCGTCGCGCGACATCGATGAAGTCTTAGAGCGTTGGGAAGAAGGTGCACGCCAATGCCTGGTACGTTAA
- a CDS encoding class I adenylate-forming enzyme family protein, with amino-acid sequence MPGTLMPNSVWSPTPILEAAESYRGQIFDLDKGRNVSSDQFQRLREQLTQTLKQKGIAAGDRVLVTIANGPMFPVALTALLACEASPLLVHVMTPPAELARYAQRFGVKWLISSGGDEQAESVLEQHGMILAGDDWSLLLGRFPEPTHIPGPELRGVPLHPTSGSTGLPKIALRPGFPAMEEARHYTATMAICQDDCLMAIPPMSHAYGYGVTTMVPLLTGASIVTTAKFSIKQLTRVLREFPVTVLPMVPAHIDILLFGGAIDFGRLRWLLTAGSMMPKRSAVQFRKKTGVTVCPLYGTTETGGIAVATIADGQDVDGRVGPPMDGVEVRVRPPANADELGLEPGVGKLHVKSSSMMTGYLSDTGEVLQPWDAEGFFETGDLSKVVDDGVIHLRGRTGEMINILGLKVVPCEVEEVIAAMPGVREVKVYAGQLKSKGEIVKAAVAVNDGIDEAALKAYCDEHLVYYKRPRDIAIVDKLPRNPAGKIQVKELP; translated from the coding sequence ATGCCTGGTACGTTAATGCCCAATTCAGTATGGAGCCCTACTCCCATACTGGAGGCAGCGGAAAGTTATCGCGGCCAGATTTTCGATTTAGATAAGGGCCGCAATGTATCTTCCGACCAATTCCAACGCCTGCGCGAACAGCTAACGCAGACGTTAAAGCAGAAAGGCATCGCCGCCGGCGATCGCGTTCTTGTCACGATCGCAAATGGACCGATGTTTCCGGTGGCGCTCACAGCTCTTCTCGCCTGTGAAGCGTCGCCCCTGCTGGTTCACGTGATGACGCCTCCGGCTGAGTTGGCTCGCTATGCCCAACGGTTCGGCGTGAAATGGTTGATTTCCTCGGGAGGAGACGAGCAAGCCGAATCGGTGCTCGAACAGCATGGCATGATTCTGGCAGGCGATGACTGGAGTCTCTTGCTGGGACGTTTTCCAGAGCCGACACATATTCCTGGTCCTGAACTGCGTGGTGTGCCACTTCATCCAACCTCCGGTTCCACAGGCCTTCCCAAGATAGCCCTCCGGCCAGGCTTTCCGGCGATGGAAGAAGCTCGGCACTACACGGCAACAATGGCCATTTGCCAGGATGATTGCCTGATGGCGATTCCCCCCATGAGCCATGCCTATGGCTACGGCGTCACAACGATGGTCCCCCTCTTAACCGGAGCGAGCATCGTTACGACGGCGAAGTTCAGCATCAAGCAATTGACCCGTGTCTTACGCGAGTTTCCGGTCACGGTTCTGCCGATGGTACCTGCCCACATCGATATCTTGCTCTTCGGCGGGGCGATCGATTTTGGTCGCCTTCGGTGGTTGCTCACCGCAGGCTCGATGATGCCTAAACGATCAGCCGTTCAATTCCGCAAAAAGACCGGTGTGACCGTTTGTCCCCTGTATGGCACCACAGAAACAGGCGGCATTGCGGTAGCAACGATCGCGGACGGCCAAGATGTCGATGGACGTGTCGGACCTCCGATGGATGGGGTCGAGGTTCGGGTGCGCCCACCTGCCAATGCTGATGAGTTGGGCCTCGAACCCGGTGTAGGCAAGCTTCACGTGAAGAGTTCCTCCATGATGACCGGCTATTTATCGGATACCGGCGAGGTTCTACAGCCATGGGATGCTGAAGGCTTCTTCGAAACAGGCGATCTTTCAAAAGTCGTCGACGATGGCGTGATCCACCTCCGGGGCCGGACCGGGGAAATGATCAACATCCTAGGCCTGAAGGTTGTACCGTGCGAGGTTGAAGAAGTCATTGCGGCAATGCCCGGCGTTCGTGAAGTCAAAGTCTATGCTGGGCAACTCAAGTCCAAGGGAGAAATCGTCAAAGCAGCCGTCGCAGTGAACGACGGAATCGACGAGGCCGCCCTGAAAGCCTACTGCGACGAACACCTGGTTTACTACAAGCGTCCTCGCGACATTGCCATTGTTGACAAGCTCCCACGAAACCCAGCAGGCAAGATCCAAGTGAAAGAGCTTCCTTGA
- a CDS encoding IS5 family transposase, giving the protein MVVADGQGVPLACSVHSASKAEVRLAEETLQKAKFPEKPTPVVADKAYDSDKLREELAEQNWELVCPHRKNRKRKPRQDGRKLRRYRRRWIVERTISWIGNFRRLVVRYEHHSWIYQAFMHVACGLICLRRF; this is encoded by the coding sequence ATGGTGGTGGCAGATGGCCAAGGAGTACCTCTGGCATGTTCCGTCCACTCGGCGTCGAAAGCGGAAGTGAGGCTGGCCGAAGAGACGCTGCAAAAAGCGAAATTTCCCGAGAAGCCAACGCCTGTGGTCGCCGACAAAGCGTACGACAGTGACAAGTTGCGAGAAGAATTGGCTGAGCAGAACTGGGAACTGGTATGTCCGCACCGCAAGAACCGCAAACGAAAGCCTCGGCAGGACGGCCGCAAACTGCGAAGATACCGCCGCCGCTGGATCGTCGAACGAACGATCTCGTGGATCGGCAACTTCCGTCGACTTGTCGTGCGGTACGAACATCACTCGTGGATTTACCAGGCCTTCATGCACGTAGCGTGCGGGCTCATTTGTTTACGTAGGTTTTGA
- a CDS encoding transposase encodes MAGKREVLLTDEQWDMVKPFIPEVPRTRRGGRPRADDRACFEGILWVLRSGARWKDLPDWYPSPSTCWRRLAEWEEAGVFVDMWHAFIDELDEQGRINWDEVFMDGSFAPAKKGATTWVKPNVEKVQSGWWWQMAKEYLWHVPSTRRRKRK; translated from the coding sequence ATGGCTGGTAAACGTGAAGTGCTGCTCACCGACGAGCAGTGGGATATGGTGAAACCGTTCATTCCTGAGGTCCCGAGAACACGGCGTGGCGGCAGGCCTCGGGCGGACGATCGGGCCTGTTTTGAAGGCATTTTATGGGTGCTTCGCAGCGGAGCACGCTGGAAGGATCTGCCGGACTGGTATCCATCGCCAAGCACTTGCTGGCGGCGACTAGCAGAGTGGGAAGAAGCGGGCGTCTTCGTCGACATGTGGCATGCGTTCATCGATGAGCTTGACGAACAAGGCCGCATCAACTGGGACGAAGTGTTTATGGACGGCAGCTTTGCTCCGGCAAAAAAAGGGGCCACGACGTGGGTAAAACCAAACGTGGAAAAGGTACAAAGTGGATGGTGGTGGCAGATGGCCAAGGAGTACCTCTGGCATGTTCCGTCCACTCGGCGTCGAAAGCGGAAGTGA